From one Melospiza melodia melodia isolate bMelMel2 chromosome 4, bMelMel2.pri, whole genome shotgun sequence genomic stretch:
- the NTF3 gene encoding neurotrophin-3: MVTPTTILQVNKVMSILFYVIFLTYLRGIQSSNMDQRSFPEDSINSLIIKLIQADILKNKFSKQMVDIKENYQNTVQKTDAQQDIDREENVKSDFQPVFSVDTDLLRQQRRYNSPRVLLSDNTPLEPPPLYLMEDYIGNSVVVNRTSRRKRYAEHRGHRGEYSVCDSESLWVTDKSSAIDIRGHQVTVLGEIKTGNSPVKQYFYETRCKEAKPVKNGCRGIDDKHWNSQCKTSQTYVRALTSENNKLVGWRWIRIDTSCVCALSRKTGRT, translated from the coding sequence ATCTTACAGGTGAACAAGGTGATGTCCATCTTGTTTTATGTGATATTTCTCACTTACCTTCGTGGCATCCAGTCTTCCAACATGGATCAAAGGAGTTTCCCAGAAGATTCGATAAATTCTCTTATTATTAAACTCATTCAGGCAGacattttaaaaaacaagtttTCTAAGCAGATGGTAGACATTAAGGAAAACTATCAAAACACAGTGCAGAAAACAGACGCTCAGCAAGacatagacagagaggaaaatGTGAAATCAGACTTCCAGCCAGTTTTCTCAGTGGATACAGATCTCTTGAGGCAGCAGAGACGCTACAATTCTCCCCGCGTCCTTCTGAGTGACAACACGCCGCTGGAGCCGCCGCCCCTGTACCTCATGGAGGATTACATCGGGAATTCTGTGGTGGTGAACAGAACCTCCCGGCGGAAGAGGTATGCAGAGCACAGGGGCCACCGGGGGGAATACTCCGTTTGTGACAGTGAAAGTTTGTGGGTCACGGACAAATCCTCCGCCATCGACATCAGGGGACACCAGGTGACTGTTCTGGGAGAAATTAAAACGGGCAACTCTCCAGTTAAGCAATACTTTTACGAAACGAGGTGTAAAGAGGCCAAGCCTGTAAAAAATGGCTGCCGCGGCATTGATGACAAGCACTGGAACTCCCAATGCAAGACATCCCAAACTTATGTCAGAGCACTGACttcagaaaacaacaaactggTGGGCTGGAGGTGGATACGGATAGACACCTCCTGTGTGTGTGCCTTGTCCAGGAAAACAGGAAGAACATAG